The following proteins come from a genomic window of Candidatus Francisella endociliophora:
- the rpmD gene encoding 50S ribosomal protein L30: protein MTQAKTFKVTLVKSLIGRKQNHIASARGLGLRKINHTVEVLDTPENRGMANKIYYMVKIEG, encoded by the coding sequence ATGACTCAAGCTAAAACATTTAAAGTTACTTTAGTAAAAAGCCTGATTGGTCGTAAGCAAAACCATATAGCATCTGCTAGAGGTTTAGGTCTTAGAAAAATCAACCACACAGTTGAAGTATTAGATACTCCAGAAAATCGTGGTATGGCTAATAAAATATATTATATGGTTAAGATAGAGGGGTAG
- the rplO gene encoding 50S ribosomal protein L15 has translation MKLNTIAPAAGSKSAPKRLGRGIGSGLGKTSGKGHKGQKARSGGYHKVGFEGGQMPLQRRLPKFGFTSASKRFVAEVRLHELNHVGADEVTVDTLKDLGLIRKDIKTVKVIASGEIQKAVSLKGIACTKGAKEAIEKAGGKVE, from the coding sequence ATGAAATTAAATACAATTGCTCCTGCTGCTGGCTCTAAAAGCGCACCAAAAAGATTAGGTCGTGGTATTGGAAGTGGTTTAGGTAAAACTTCTGGTAAAGGTCACAAAGGTCAAAAGGCGCGTTCAGGTGGCTATCATAAAGTAGGTTTCGAAGGTGGTCAAATGCCTTTACAAAGAAGATTACCAAAGTTTGGTTTTACTTCTGCGTCTAAAAGGTTTGTTGCTGAGGTTAGACTACATGAGTTAAATCATGTTGGGGCTGATGAAGTTACAGTTGACACTTTAAAAGATCTAGGTCTTATTAGAAAAGATATCAAAACAGTTAAAGTAATAGCTTCTGGAGAAATCCAAAAAGCTGTTAGCCTTAAGGGTATAGCTTGCACTAAAGGTGCTAAAGAAGCTATTGAAAAAGCTGGTGGTAAGGTAGAATAA
- the rpsD gene encoding 30S ribosomal protein S4 produces MARYLGPKCKLSRREGTDLFLKSGVKANDEKCKMNTAPGQHGARRARLSDYGLQLREKQKVRRMYGVLEGQFKKYYLEANRRKGNTGATLLEILEARLDNVVYRMGFAATRAEARQLVVHKGIMLNGHTCNVPSAQVKAGDIVAVREKAKKQLRIQNAVELAKHRKELSWIDVNTDSLEGTMKSSPDRSELSSDINEQLIIELYSK; encoded by the coding sequence ATGGCTAGATATCTAGGACCAAAATGTAAACTTTCTAGAAGAGAAGGTACAGATTTATTTTTAAAGAGTGGCGTAAAAGCTAACGACGAAAAATGTAAAATGAACACTGCACCAGGTCAACATGGAGCAAGAAGAGCGCGCCTTTCTGACTATGGTTTACAGTTAAGAGAAAAACAAAAAGTTCGTCGTATGTATGGTGTTTTAGAAGGTCAATTCAAAAAATACTATCTAGAAGCAAACAGAAGAAAAGGTAACACTGGTGCTACTCTTTTAGAAATTTTAGAAGCAAGATTAGATAATGTTGTTTATAGAATGGGCTTCGCTGCAACACGTGCAGAAGCAAGACAGCTTGTTGTTCATAAAGGTATTATGCTTAATGGACATACTTGTAATGTACCATCTGCTCAAGTTAAAGCAGGTGATATAGTTGCAGTAAGAGAGAAAGCTAAGAAGCAGTTAAGAATTCAAAATGCTGTTGAATTGGCTAAGCATAGAAAAGAACTTTCTTGGATCGATGTGAATACAGATTCTTTAGAAGGTACTATGAAGTCTTCTCCAGATAGATCTGAACTATCATCAGATATAAATGAACAATTAATCATCGAGCTTTACTCTAAGTAA
- the rplF gene encoding 50S ribosomal protein L6 — translation MSRIGKKPVAIPSGVTISVAAGNVVEVKGAKATLNKTFSTDVTFNVADSEATVTPNNNSKNAIAQSGTARAILNNMVEGVSKGFERKLKIIGVGYRAKAQGSDLNLTLGFSHPVVYKLPQGITAETPAPTEIVLKGADKELLGKVASEIRDYRKPEPYKGKGVRYEDEYVAKKEAKKK, via the coding sequence ATGTCAAGAATAGGTAAGAAACCTGTTGCTATCCCAAGCGGTGTTACAATTAGTGTTGCTGCTGGCAACGTGGTAGAAGTTAAAGGCGCTAAGGCTACTTTAAATAAAACTTTCTCTACTGATGTGACTTTTAATGTTGCTGATAGTGAAGCAACAGTTACACCAAATAACAATAGTAAAAATGCAATTGCTCAATCTGGAACGGCTAGAGCAATTTTAAATAATATGGTTGAAGGTGTTAGCAAAGGTTTTGAAAGAAAACTAAAAATTATTGGTGTTGGTTATCGTGCTAAAGCACAAGGTAGCGATTTAAACCTTACTTTAGGTTTCTCTCACCCTGTAGTATATAAATTACCACAAGGTATAACAGCAGAAACTCCAGCTCCTACTGAGATTGTTCTTAAAGGTGCTGATAAAGAGCTTTTAGGTAAAGTAGCTTCAGAAATTAGAGACTACAGAAAACCAGAACCTTATAAAGGTAAAGGTGTTCGTTATGAAGACGAATATGTAGCTAAGAAAGAAGCTAAGAAGAAGTAG
- the rpsM gene encoding 30S ribosomal protein S13, with amino-acid sequence MARIAGVNIPVHKHTVIGLTSIYGIGKTRAQEICESCKVSPTVKIKELTDEQVEALRTEVAKFTVEGDLRREVSMDIKRLMDLGCFRGRRHRRSLPVRGQRTKTNARTRKGPRKPIKA; translated from the coding sequence ATGGCTCGTATAGCTGGTGTTAATATTCCTGTTCATAAACATACAGTAATAGGATTAACTTCAATTTATGGCATAGGTAAAACAAGAGCACAAGAAATCTGTGAATCTTGTAAAGTAAGCCCAACTGTTAAAATCAAAGAATTGACTGATGAACAAGTCGAAGCTTTAAGAACAGAGGTTGCTAAATTTACGGTAGAAGGTGATTTACGTCGTGAAGTTTCTATGGACATAAAAAGACTTATGGATTTAGGTTGCTTCAGAGGCAGAAGACATCGTCGTAGCCTTCCTGTAAGAGGACAGAGAACGAAGACTAATGCTCGTACTCGTAAAGGTCCAAGAAAGCCAATCAAGGCATAA
- the rpsH gene encoding 30S ribosomal protein S8 produces MSMQDPIADMFTRIRNGLSAEKEAVSVPFSKMKMEVANFLVKEGYVKGCSKGTTVAGHPSIEIELKYHAGTPVIEMIKRVSRPSLRIYKSHEELPKVYGGFGVAIISTSKGLVSDRQARALGVGGEIVGYVA; encoded by the coding sequence ATGAGTATGCAAGATCCAATCGCGGATATGTTTACAAGAATCAGAAATGGTCTTTCTGCTGAGAAAGAAGCTGTTTCTGTGCCATTTTCAAAAATGAAGATGGAAGTTGCGAACTTTTTAGTTAAAGAAGGTTATGTTAAAGGTTGTTCAAAAGGTACAACTGTAGCTGGTCATCCTTCTATAGAAATTGAGCTTAAGTATCACGCTGGTACTCCAGTGATCGAAATGATCAAAAGAGTTTCTAGACCAAGTTTGAGAATCTATAAGTCTCACGAAGAACTACCTAAAGTATACGGTGGTTTTGGTGTTGCTATTATCTCTACATCAAAAGGTTTAGTCAGCGATAGACAAGCAAGAGCTCTTGGTGTTGGTGGCGAAATAGTTGGCTACGTAGCTTAA
- the rpmC gene encoding 50S ribosomal protein L29 codes for MKRKDTLKDYRGKSIDQLQEAKIELLQQLFSLRMQKGTGQLKKNHLFKSAKRDIARINTIISEKNK; via the coding sequence ATGAAAAGAAAAGATACTTTAAAAGATTATAGAGGTAAAAGTATTGACCAACTGCAAGAAGCGAAAATTGAGTTATTGCAACAATTATTTTCTCTTCGTATGCAAAAAGGTACAGGGCAATTAAAAAAGAATCACTTATTTAAAAGTGCTAAAAGAGATATTGCTCGTATAAATACAATAATATCAGAAAAGAATAAATAG
- the rplE gene encoding 50S ribosomal protein L5 yields the protein MARLKEHYQKELVAKLKDELKLDNIMEVPAIEKITLNMGVGDAAKDKKIMTFALNDLTAVAGQKPVVTKSKKSIAGFKIRDGWPIGAKVTLRGERMYEFLDRLITIAIPRIRDFRGLSAKSFDGRGNYSLGMREQISFPEIDYDKIDSIRGLDISITTTAKNDDQGRALLKAFGFPFKS from the coding sequence ATGGCAAGATTAAAGGAACATTATCAAAAAGAGCTTGTTGCTAAATTAAAAGACGAGCTTAAATTAGATAATATTATGGAAGTACCTGCTATTGAGAAGATTACTCTTAATATGGGTGTTGGTGATGCTGCAAAAGATAAAAAGATTATGACTTTTGCATTAAATGATTTGACTGCAGTTGCTGGTCAAAAGCCAGTTGTTACTAAGTCTAAAAAATCTATCGCTGGTTTTAAAATCCGTGATGGTTGGCCTATAGGCGCTAAAGTTACGTTACGTGGCGAGCGTATGTATGAGTTTTTAGACAGATTGATAACAATTGCTATCCCTAGAATCAGAGATTTTAGGGGGTTAAGCGCTAAATCTTTTGATGGTAGAGGTAATTATAGCTTAGGAATGAGAGAACAAATTTCTTTCCCTGAGATTGATTATGATAAGATTGACTCTATCAGAGGTTTAGATATTTCGATAACTACTACAGCTAAGAATGATGACCAAGGAAGAGCTTTGCTTAAAGCGTTTGGTTTTCCTTTTAAGTCTTAA
- the rplP gene encoding 50S ribosomal protein L16, whose translation MLQPKRTKFRKQQKMRNRGLAHRGNKVSFGEFGLQATSRGRITARQIEAGRRAITRHVKRGGKVWIRIFPDKPITQKPLEVRMGKGKGSVEYWVAQIQPGRVLYEITGVKEELAREAFARAAAKMPVQTTFVEKQVM comes from the coding sequence ATGCTACAGCCTAAGCGTACAAAGTTTCGTAAACAGCAGAAGATGCGTAATAGAGGCTTGGCTCACAGAGGTAATAAAGTAAGCTTTGGTGAGTTTGGTCTTCAAGCAACATCTAGAGGTAGAATCACTGCTAGACAGATTGAGGCAGGAAGAAGAGCTATTACTCGTCACGTTAAGCGTGGTGGTAAAGTTTGGATTAGAATTTTCCCAGATAAGCCGATCACTCAGAAGCCTCTTGAAGTTCGTATGGGTAAAGGTAAAGGTTCGGTTGAATATTGGGTTGCTCAAATTCAGCCAGGACGTGTACTATATGAAATTACTGGTGTAAAAGAAGAATTAGCGCGTGAAGCTTTTGCAAGAGCAGCAGCTAAAATGCCAGTGCAGACAACTTTTGTTGAAAAGCAGGTGATGTAA
- the rpmJ gene encoding 50S ribosomal protein L36 — protein MKVRASVKKMCRNCKVIKRNRVVRVICTDPRHKQRQG, from the coding sequence ATGAAAGTTAGAGCTTCAGTTAAAAAAATGTGTAGAAACTGTAAAGTTATTAAGCGCAATAGAGTAGTTCGCGTAATATGTACAGACCCTAGACATAAGCAAAGACAAGGTTAA
- the rplX gene encoding 50S ribosomal protein L24 yields the protein MNRLKKGDDVIVIAGKDKGRRGVVKSFANGGSLVLVEGINVVKKHVKPNPNRGVEGGVVEKELPVDASNVAIFNPATEKADRVGYKFVDEKKVRYFKSNGELVDL from the coding sequence ATGAATAGATTAAAAAAAGGTGATGATGTAATAGTTATCGCTGGTAAAGATAAAGGTCGCAGAGGTGTAGTTAAGTCTTTCGCTAATGGTGGATCTTTAGTTTTAGTGGAAGGCATTAATGTTGTTAAAAAACATGTTAAGCCTAATCCAAATAGAGGTGTTGAAGGCGGAGTTGTTGAAAAAGAGCTTCCTGTAGATGCGTCTAACGTTGCTATCTTTAACCCAGCTACTGAAAAAGCTGATAGAGTGGGTTATAAGTTTGTTGATGAGAAAAAGGTTCGCTACTTCAAATCTAATGGCGAGCTTGTAGACTTATAG
- the rplR gene encoding 50S ribosomal protein L18: MDKKTARLNRSKRTRIKLRELGHTRLCVYRTPRHVYAQVISGDGSTVIAAASTVEKDVKAKCKYTGNVASAAIVGEMIATRCKEKGIEQVAFDRSGYRYHGRVKALAEAAREHGLQF; the protein is encoded by the coding sequence ATGGATAAAAAAACTGCTCGTTTAAATCGTAGTAAGCGTACTAGAATCAAGTTAAGAGAACTTGGTCATACTAGACTTTGTGTTTATAGAACACCTAGACATGTATATGCTCAAGTAATTTCTGGTGATGGTTCTACTGTGATAGCTGCTGCGTCTACTGTAGAGAAAGATGTTAAAGCGAAATGTAAATACACTGGTAATGTTGCATCTGCTGCAATCGTTGGTGAAATGATTGCTACTAGATGTAAAGAAAAAGGTATCGAGCAAGTTGCTTTTGATAGATCTGGATATAGATATCATGGACGTGTTAAAGCTTTAGCAGAAGCTGCTAGAGAGCATGGTCTACAGTTTTAA
- the rpsQ gene encoding 30S ribosomal protein S17 yields the protein MSDKIRLLEGKVSSVAMDKTVVVRAERYVKHPLYGKFVKKTTKYYVHDENNECKAGDVIKFKETKPYSKTKKWCLVDIIHREK from the coding sequence ATGAGCGATAAAATTAGATTGTTAGAAGGTAAAGTTTCTAGCGTTGCTATGGATAAAACTGTAGTAGTAAGAGCTGAAAGATACGTTAAGCACCCTTTATATGGTAAGTTCGTGAAAAAAACAACGAAGTATTATGTTCATGATGAAAATAATGAATGTAAAGCAGGTGATGTTATCAAGTTCAAAGAAACTAAGCCGTATTCAAAAACTAAGAAGTGGTGTTTAGTAGATATTATCCATAGAGAAAAATAA
- the rpsE gene encoding 30S ribosomal protein S5 yields the protein MSNEVKKNEELIEKLVSVKRHSKTVKGGRIMSFAALTVVGDGKGKIGIGRGKSREVPVAIQKAMENAKKNMVSVNLNNDTLWYATMSNHGASKVFMQPASAGTGIIAGGAMRSVFEAVGVHNVLAKTYGSTNPVNVVRATIAGLAKIKSPEQIADKRGLSVEEIQG from the coding sequence ATGTCTAATGAAGTAAAAAAGAACGAAGAGCTGATTGAAAAGTTAGTTAGTGTTAAAAGACACTCTAAGACAGTAAAAGGTGGTAGAATCATGAGCTTTGCCGCGCTAACTGTTGTAGGTGACGGTAAAGGCAAAATTGGAATAGGCAGAGGTAAATCAAGAGAAGTGCCTGTTGCTATCCAAAAAGCTATGGAAAACGCTAAAAAGAACATGGTATCAGTAAACTTAAATAACGATACGCTATGGTATGCTACTATGTCTAACCATGGTGCATCTAAAGTGTTTATGCAACCTGCATCTGCTGGTACAGGTATTATTGCTGGTGGTGCTATGCGTTCTGTTTTTGAAGCAGTTGGTGTACACAACGTTTTAGCAAAAACATATGGCTCAACTAATCCTGTTAACGTTGTAAGAGCAACAATCGCAGGTCTAGCAAAAATTAAATCACCAGAACAGATCGCTGATAAAAGAGGTCTTTCTGTTGAAGAGATTCAGGGGTAA
- the rpsN gene encoding 30S ribosomal protein S14 — protein MAKKAMVQRELKREKLVAKYAQKRAELKAIILDVNSTEEQKWEAQIKLQKLPVNSSASRVQRRCKVTGRPHAVYRKFGLCRNKLREYAMAGDVPGLKKASW, from the coding sequence ATGGCAAAAAAAGCAATGGTTCAGAGAGAATTAAAAAGAGAAAAACTAGTAGCTAAATATGCTCAAAAAAGAGCTGAGCTTAAAGCTATTATTCTTGATGTGAATTCTACTGAAGAACAAAAATGGGAAGCTCAAATTAAACTGCAAAAGCTACCAGTAAACTCGTCTGCATCTCGTGTGCAAAGAAGATGTAAGGTTACAGGTAGACCACATGCTGTATACAGAAAGTTCGGTCTATGCCGTAATAAGCTTAGAGAGTATGCAATGGCAGGTGATGTTCCTGGTTTGAAAAAAGCTAGTTGGTAA
- the rplQ gene encoding 50S ribosomal protein L17 encodes MRHRMKGRKFGRTSSHRKAMFKNMSASLINHEVIKTTLPKAKELRTIVEPLITLAKREHKLRNELDTNSNEFKAQSVALRRQAFDFLRNKAAVTKLFEEFGARYAERAGGYTRVLKCGFRFGDKAPMAFIELVDRPQVEEAADEE; translated from the coding sequence ATGAGACATCGTATGAAAGGTAGAAAATTTGGTAGAACTAGTAGTCATAGAAAAGCTATGTTTAAGAACATGTCTGCTTCTTTGATTAACCATGAAGTTATCAAAACTACTCTACCAAAAGCTAAAGAGTTAAGAACAATTGTTGAGCCTCTAATTACTTTAGCAAAAAGAGAGCACAAGCTAAGAAATGAATTAGATACTAATTCTAATGAGTTTAAAGCTCAATCAGTAGCATTAAGAAGACAAGCTTTTGATTTCTTAAGAAATAAAGCTGCTGTAACTAAGCTTTTTGAAGAGTTCGGTGCTCGTTATGCAGAAAGAGCTGGTGGTTATACTAGAGTTCTTAAGTGTGGCTTTAGATTCGGTGATAAAGCGCCTATGGCTTTCATTGAATTAGTTGACAGACCTCAAGTTGAAGAAGCTGCTGACGAAGAATAA
- a CDS encoding ion transporter, whose amino-acid sequence MAQKLYQCVIIILVIINSITLIAQVDYGDIDYLNYINIIFSAIFSIEYIVRLLMSPRKLVFIFKFYNVIDFIAIFLPLILALFGVNSHELIVLRLLRVFKIFQNTAIMNRLINVFKKIYLELLVSYCLIFVILIISCVMMFYAEHDAQPKVFSTISNTLWWGVTTLTTVGYGDMYPVTLAGRLIAAILSMLGIGVFAIPSGLIGGAFIDEIRQEREQAAQITRETSNI is encoded by the coding sequence ATGGCGCAAAAGCTTTATCAATGTGTAATTATTATACTTGTTATTATTAATTCTATTACCTTAATAGCACAAGTTGATTATGGTGATATAGATTATCTTAACTATATTAATATTATTTTTTCAGCAATTTTTTCTATTGAGTATATTGTTCGATTACTTATGTCTCCTAGAAAACTAGTGTTTATTTTTAAGTTTTATAATGTTATTGATTTTATAGCTATCTTTTTGCCGTTGATACTTGCTCTCTTTGGTGTAAATTCTCACGAGTTAATTGTGCTTAGGTTATTACGTGTATTTAAGATATTTCAAAATACGGCAATCATGAATAGATTAATAAATGTATTTAAAAAAATCTATCTTGAGTTGCTAGTTTCATATTGTTTAATCTTTGTAATATTAATAATATCATGTGTAATGATGTTTTATGCAGAGCATGATGCACAGCCAAAAGTATTCTCAACTATATCAAATACATTATGGTGGGGTGTAACTACTTTAACAACTGTTGGATATGGGGATATGTATCCTGTAACGCTAGCTGGTAGACTTATTGCAGCAATTCTTTCGATGCTTGGTATAGGTGTTTTTGCGATACCTAGTGGCTTAATAGGAGGAGCTTTTATTGATGAAATACGTCAGGAAAGAGAGCAGGCTGCACAAATTACTAGAGAGACTTCCAATATTTAA
- a CDS encoding DNA-directed RNA polymerase subunit alpha codes for MSNNNSNQEFIPNIQLKEELGAFGYKVQLSPVEKGMAHILGNSIRRFLLSSLRGASIIKVNIKDVLHEYSALEDVKEDVVEIVSNLKKVAVKLDKEAGDLELGLSVNKSGVVTAGDFQTTQGVEIINKDQPIATLTNKREFSLVATVTVSRNVGILSAMPTELEKVGDIAVDADFNPVKRVAFEVIDNGDSDILEVFLKTNGTIEPLVAVTKALEYFCEQVSVFVSLKVPTNGKTGDALLDSNIDPVLLKPIDDLELTVRSSNCLRAENIKYLGDLVQYSESQLMKIPNLGKKSLNEIKQILIDNSLSLGVHIENFRELVEGK; via the coding sequence GTGAGTAATAATAATTCAAATCAGGAATTTATACCTAATATACAACTTAAAGAAGAGTTGGGTGCTTTTGGTTACAAAGTGCAACTTTCTCCAGTAGAAAAAGGTATGGCTCATATCCTTGGTAACTCTATTAGAAGGTTTCTACTATCTTCTCTTCGCGGTGCGTCTATTATTAAAGTAAATATAAAAGATGTGCTACATGAGTATTCTGCTTTAGAAGATGTAAAAGAAGATGTTGTTGAGATTGTTTCTAATTTAAAGAAAGTGGCTGTAAAGCTTGATAAAGAAGCTGGTGATCTTGAATTAGGGTTATCTGTGAATAAGTCAGGTGTTGTTACGGCTGGTGACTTTCAAACAACACAAGGTGTTGAGATTATAAATAAAGACCAACCTATAGCTACTCTTACCAATAAAAGAGAGTTTAGTCTGGTTGCAACAGTGACTGTTAGTAGAAATGTAGGAATACTTTCTGCTATGCCTACAGAGCTAGAAAAAGTTGGTGATATAGCTGTAGATGCAGATTTTAATCCAGTTAAAAGAGTTGCTTTTGAAGTTATTGATAATGGTGATAGTGATATACTAGAAGTTTTCTTAAAAACTAATGGTACTATAGAGCCACTAGTTGCTGTTACAAAAGCTTTAGAGTATTTTTGTGAGCAAGTATCAGTATTTGTATCTCTTAAAGTTCCTACAAATGGTAAAACTGGAGATGCGTTATTAGATTCTAATATTGATCCTGTTTTACTTAAGCCAATTGATGATTTAGAGCTTACTGTTAGATCATCCAATTGTTTAAGAGCAGAAAATATTAAGTATCTTGGTGATCTAGTTCAGTACTCTGAATCACAACTAATGAAGATACCTAATTTAGGTAAAAAATCTCTTAACGAGATTAAGCAAATACTAATAGATAACAGCTTATCTCTAGGTGTTCATATTGAGAACTTTAGAGAACTAGTTGAAGGAAAATAA
- the rplN gene encoding 50S ribosomal protein L14: MIQMQTELQVADNSGAKRVECIKVLGGSHRRYASIGDVIKVTVKEAAPRGKAKKGSVYNAVVVRTAKGVRRRDGSKVRFDGNAAVLLNANGQPMGTRIFGPVTRELRTEKFMKIVSLAPEVL, translated from the coding sequence ATGATTCAAATGCAAACAGAACTCCAAGTTGCTGACAACAGTGGCGCTAAGAGAGTTGAGTGTATAAAGGTTTTGGGTGGCTCTCATCGCAGATACGCATCTATTGGTGATGTAATTAAAGTAACTGTGAAAGAAGCTGCGCCAAGAGGTAAAGCTAAGAAAGGATCTGTATATAATGCTGTAGTTGTGAGAACAGCTAAAGGTGTGCGCAGAAGAGATGGTTCTAAGGTTCGTTTTGATGGCAATGCTGCCGTGCTTCTAAATGCTAACGGACAGCCAATGGGAACTCGTATCTTTGGCCCTGTTACAAGGGAACTTCGTACTGAGAAGTTTATGAAGATCGTATCTTTAGCACCAGAAGTATTATAG
- the secY gene encoding preprotein translocase subunit SecY — translation MSKFNSTSGTTGELRSRLIFVVIAILVFRLGVYIPIPNIDPTKLVEIISNQHSNSGGLMSMFNMFSGGALTQMSIFALGVMPYISASIIFQMLSAVYPKFIELKKEGESGQKKITQYTRYLTLALSIVQSFGIVAFVLHQDGLVTTNNMPIFYLTTIVSVTTGSMFLMWLGEQITERGVGNGISLLIFSGIVANLPFEISNTLSQANQHVISYLSVWVLLILLLLVIAFVVFMESAQRKITVNYAKRQQGRKMFAAQTSHLPLKLNMAGVIPAIFASSILMVPGVLFGWLSNYNSLSWLADVAEMLQPGSIVYTVVFAATIIFFCFFYTSLVFNPKETADNLKKSGAYISGVRPGEQTAKYIDAVMTRLTLVGSLYITAICLLPIFVVKFFAQGLSFTFGGTSLLIVVVVMMDFMAQVRSHMMSTQYDSVMKKANLSGKRK, via the coding sequence ATGTCAAAGTTTAATAGTACTTCTGGAACAACAGGTGAATTAAGATCTAGGCTAATTTTTGTCGTTATTGCGATATTAGTATTCAGGTTGGGTGTTTATATTCCTATACCAAATATTGATCCAACAAAATTAGTAGAGATTATCTCAAATCAACACTCAAATAGTGGTGGTTTGATGAGTATGTTTAATATGTTCTCTGGTGGTGCTCTTACACAGATGAGTATCTTCGCATTGGGTGTTATGCCTTATATCTCTGCATCAATTATTTTTCAGATGCTTTCAGCTGTATATCCAAAATTTATAGAGCTGAAAAAAGAGGGTGAATCAGGACAGAAGAAAATCACTCAGTATACAAGATATTTGACTCTTGCTTTGTCTATAGTGCAATCATTTGGTATTGTTGCATTTGTATTACATCAAGATGGTTTAGTAACAACTAACAATATGCCGATATTTTATTTAACGACTATTGTTTCTGTTACTACAGGTAGTATGTTTTTGATGTGGTTAGGTGAGCAAATTACAGAAAGAGGTGTGGGAAATGGTATTTCACTACTAATCTTCTCTGGTATCGTTGCTAACTTACCATTTGAGATTTCAAACACACTATCTCAAGCAAACCAGCATGTAATATCATATTTATCTGTTTGGGTTCTGTTAATATTACTTTTGTTAGTTATTGCATTTGTGGTATTTATGGAAAGTGCTCAGAGAAAGATTACAGTAAATTATGCTAAGAGACAGCAAGGTAGAAAAATGTTTGCTGCTCAAACTAGTCATTTACCATTAAAACTTAACATGGCCGGTGTAATTCCAGCTATCTTTGCATCATCTATTTTAATGGTGCCAGGAGTTTTATTTGGTTGGCTATCTAACTACAACTCACTAAGTTGGTTAGCAGATGTTGCAGAAATGTTACAGCCAGGAAGCATAGTTTATACAGTAGTATTTGCTGCGACAATTATATTTTTCTGTTTCTTTTACACTTCATTAGTATTTAATCCAAAGGAAACTGCGGATAATTTGAAGAAGTCAGGTGCTTATATTTCTGGTGTAAGACCTGGTGAGCAAACAGCTAAATATATAGATGCAGTTATGACAAGATTAACTTTAGTTGGTTCATTGTATATTACAGCTATATGTTTGTTACCTATATTTGTAGTGAAATTCTTTGCACAAGGATTATCATTTACATTTGGTGGAACTTCATTATTGATTGTAGTTGTTGTGATGATGGATTTTATGGCTCAAGTTAGGTCGCATATGATGTCAACTCAATATGATTCTGTTATGAAAAAAGCAAATCTTAGTGGTAAGAGAAAATAG
- the rpsK gene encoding 30S ribosomal protein S11 — MAKSVRSSKKKVKRVVTDAVAHIYSSFNNTIVTITDRQGNALSWATSGGSGFRGSRKSTPFAAQVAAERAADMALEYGVKNVDVLVKGPGSGRDSAVRALNAKNLKVTSITDVTPLPHNGCRPPKKRRV, encoded by the coding sequence ATGGCTAAGTCTGTTAGATCATCAAAGAAAAAAGTAAAAAGAGTAGTTACTGATGCAGTTGCTCATATTTACTCATCTTTTAATAACACTATAGTAACTATTACAGATAGACAAGGTAATGCTTTATCTTGGGCTACTTCTGGTGGTAGTGGCTTTAGAGGTTCAAGAAAGAGTACACCTTTTGCTGCTCAAGTTGCAGCTGAAAGAGCAGCTGATATGGCTCTAGAATATGGTGTAAAAAATGTAGATGTTTTAGTGAAAGGACCAGGTTCAGGTAGAGATTCTGCTGTTAGAGCCTTAAATGCTAAAAACTTAAAAGTTACAAGCATCACAGATGTGACTCCATTACCGCATAATGGTTGTCGTCCACCTAAAAAACGTCGTGTTTAA